The genomic stretch GCAAAATTCGAGACCTTGAAGGTGCTTTTGCTGTTTGCATAGTGGGACATAGTGATATTGTTACGACCCAtcactaaaatttaaaatattgaaaatacacGCAACATGATCAttttaatactcctataaaacaaaaatatacgtaaaaataattttcagtCACTAATCATGGTCGAATTGGGCCCACACATGTTCAAACAAATCAGATCGAAGTTTCTTATGTCTTGTATTGAATCCGGCCCTCTCATGTATGGTTATTTATTTCCCTTCAATTTATATTTGATTGGTCTGTTTGTAATCTACTCCATCTTCAGATATCATATTATGTAAAATAATTCAAAGAAATAATCAATCATtagaaatattttctttaaacCAAAAGTAGATCGGATTATGGTAAATATCATTCCTTAGGTAGGTAGTAGTACTACAATTACAAATAATATTAATCGTGATGCAATAACAAATTTTTATTGGataataaaagtaaacaaaCATCATCTTCCACATTTATTCTCATCATCATAAACACCCATGAATCCAATAATCTAGGCAGCTCTAAACTGGTTGCAGCTGGTATCACGCAGTAGAAGCGACGAGCTAAAACCTAGCTTCTCCGCCGCCATATCAAACTCCAGCAGATGATTCTCCATCTGGTAACCCCCCACAAATATTGACGTCGTCGGCCCCGACAAATTCGGTTGCCCCTCCACAAACGCAAGGCACATCACCCCATCTCCAGCTCTCACCATCGTGTTCCACCCGTAAAACCGCCAGTAAACGCTCTTACTTTGCAGTACGAAATCCACGGTAGGCACATCCGGCCCAGCCTTGGTGCTGGAAATCGTCTTCGAATCGAAACAAGCACCGAATGGAGCCACGGACGCCACTCTCTTGATGTTCTTTGCTGCTGCAGCCTTCACAAACTCGTTAACCAGAGCTGCGTAGATCGACTTGTGCAGGCTCGTGTATGCCCTCACGGTTCGTATGCTCGTGCCTCCTTCTCCGGTCCTCTTGTTGATCGAAAGGAGAGTTTGGTTTAGCACGAGAGGCGTCTCGCCGACTCTGATGGACTTGACGCCGATGAAATACTGGATGGTGAGATTTCCGATGACTTCGTTGCCGTTTATGCTCACAGGGTTTCTGAGCAGAGGTGTCGTCCGGATTGATTTCGAAATCTGCTGGAAGGGTTTTATATAAGCCGTCTCACCGATGATCATGCTCCCATTGGCGCCCGAAGAAGGGAGGCATAGCGTGAACTTCTCGCGGATTTTAAAAGCAGATGATAGGTGTGCTGGAAGCGAAACCCTAGTTCTGGCCAGGCCAATGAGCCCAACCAGGTTGGTAGCTAGGCCTTCCAACAAGGCGTCGTGGGCGTATTTAAAGGGAAAGTTATTGACCTTATATTGGGCCCTGCGTGTAGAGCCTACACGCAGGACGTCAGTGCCTATGCCACTATAGTCCTCGTTCCCAGTGAAGGGATTGAGGGCGTAGTCAGAGCATGTGTTGTTCGTGCATCTTGGAGCCGGTGGTGACAGGAAACAGAAGACACAACCGATTCCGTCTGCTATCTTGCACTGCTTGGTGCCACATCGGGTTGGGCGGAATGAGTCGGCCGCAGAGAAGTATTCGGGGGAGTTGAACCATAGCAACTTGCCGCCAAGATCGACCCCAACGTTGAGTGTGGTGGCGTTGGAACCAAATTGGATTGTGGTGTAGTATTGGTTTGTTGTGTCATCTTTCCAAATTGGGAAGGTGAATGCTTTAGGTTTCGGTGGGGTTTTACCATTTGAGAAGGAAGATAAAATGAGCAAAGATGAAGCTATGAAGATGGAAAGAGTAGGATAAGAAGCCATTGATTGTGTTTGAAGAAATGGATGGGtgtctcttttttatttatactagaAAAATTTGTAATTGTTTAAGAAATTTGGATAGATCTTGAGTCACTATAGTTTTGACTTTGAATTGCATGACAGCCAAGTCAACATTTCCAACTCATTGATTATGGTCAAAGTCAAACCTATACACTTCAGATCCAATCAtatttgttttctattttataagaatatatatatatatatatatatatatatatatatatatatatatatatatatagagggtagtaatcaagatataactaatcttaagtgtataactagagaacaaatctcagccacacatcttaatggaacaaatattatttattttaattatataaaataggccaaaggtattttggaaattacaatatgaaatttaaatctgcgtaggtttcctttctttctccttCAAATCTGCGATCAAATATCCATTGATTTCCTTCCAAATCTGCGTAGGCGCAGCTGCTGGCGTAGCCGCAATGCTCGCCTTGCTTCCGCGATCGCGGGGATGGAATTCGTGCGTGGAGAGCATGACGGCGGGGTGGCGATCGCGGCGTGGCCTATGCATTCCGACCAGCCGAGCAACGCCGCGCTGGTTTCAGATGTTTTGAAGACGGAGATTGTGGTGAGGGAGTGGAAGGATAGGGCGGGAGTAGTGAAGGCGTCGTTGATTGAGAGTGTCGTGAGGAGATTCATGGCGTCGGAAGAAGGGTGTCGGATTAAGGAGACGGCGGAGAAGCTGGGCGCCGCCGTGAGGGAGGCGACGGAGGCGGGCGACGTTTCGAGGATTGAGTTGGATTCGTTCATTGCTCATGTCATTAGATAGGATGCATGCCCCATTACATGTctaagtaaaatcagaacaagagtgatgtgttttgtaaacaagagtgaagtaaaatcataataagagtgatgtgttctgtgaacaagagtgaagtgttttgtgaacaagagtgaagtaaaatcataataagagtgatgcgttttgtaaacaagagtgaagtaaaatcatggtaagagtgatgtgttttgtaaacaagagtgaagtaaaatcatgctaagagtgatgcgttttgtaaacaagagtgatgtgttttgtaaacaagagtgaagtaaaatcataataagagtaatgtgttctgtgaacaagagtgaagtgttttgtgaacaagagtgaagtaaaatcataataagagtgatgcgttttgtaaacaagagtgaagtaaaatcatggtaagagtgatgcgttttgtgaacaggagtgaagcgttttctgaacaagagtgaagtaaaatcagaataagagtgatgtgttttgtgaacaagagtgaagtaaaatcagaataagagtgatgtgttttgtgaacaagagtgaagtgttttctgaacaagagtgaagtgttttgtgaacaagagtgaagtaaaatcagaataagagtgatgtgttttgtgaacaagagtgaagtaaaatcagaataagagtgatgtgttttgtgaacaagagtgaagcgttttctaaacaagagtgaagtaaaatcagattgatcaaacaccttctagcatcagcatttacaaatttctctctgatcaaataaataattaagaatgaaaatttagccgaattagaagaggatgaacttcaattactattattacAAGAATTTCCGTAGCTCAATTCGCCGTATTTATAGCTGAAACCGATCGCCGCCTTTGCTCGGGCATATTCTAGCTTTGATGAACAGAGCTCTGAATTCTTCAATAATTCTTGAATTCACATACAACATTCAGCAACctaagagtaattaaactcaatttcgAGCTGGAATTCCCATACCGGATGATGATTCCGGCGAGCAGCGACTTGTCGATCACCGTCTTCAGCTTCACATTCTTCGGCCCGGTTAGCTTCTGCGCGCGCTTCGCGATCTCCGCCAGATGCTGCCGCTCCAGCTCCACCACCGACGCCACTGTCGCCACCTCCGTCTCCGACATCCGGTTCGCGATcagctcgaactccgccgcgatcTCCTTGATCAGATCCACTCGCTTCATGTCCGTGAAGTTAACCttcaaatgaagtaaaaatttacataatctaatttttttgtgcaatgacaataatacccatgacttgttattatggagtaaatttgtgattgagggagctaatatctcattaaattcgaaaattaatattagcccttgatttttttgatcttgtggctattatttgttctctagttatatggttaagaggtgtttgccatagatcactactatatatatatatatatatatctttaaTGTATTAACATACTCTAGTGAACTACTAATTAAaggatatataaatataatgtacGTCATATTTCAATATTAGTGTTTAATTGGATGCTATCAAATGAACTTAATTATAAAGGAAAATGCACTTGTTTAGATACATAAATTGATTTAGTGGTAATTTTTCATCAATTAATTACCCTTAAGCCCACTAGATGTATCTTTTCATATAACTAAGTTGCATTATGTATCTGAGTTTCATAGTCAAAGCAAaacaaatgaaatgaaaaaaatgcgAGCTGAATGATCTAATAATGTATAGAGAATTGAATgtgcatgtattttttgtaaCTTTATACATTGTTATGCTGGACAATAGTGATTGATGTACAAGACATAGTAAGTTGTCATCGTTAGAGTCGTGTCTCGGATGAGGATGAGCTCGACCCCGAGTTTGTAATATTTCATTGAAGAGCTCAGATTATTAAACAAAATTGACCAGTTGAATATATTTCCTCATCGGATTCAATCATCCACAATATCAAAATGGCATATTGGTATGTGTGCTCTTTTTTatgttcaaattttaatttgatactagtactatattgtCTATACACGTAAAATTCCGCTTCGAATCGGATTTTTTGCCGCCGGAGATTGTTAAAGGTCTAAAATTGGCACTATATATCAAGTTATAGGCAAAGTTTGAATTACTACTAtattgtctatatatatatatatatatatatatatatatatatatataaactgaAATTTCAGCTGCAAAGTCAATTAATGAGAGTAAACAAGTGTaagttttcttattttaatttgtatttactCATTAATGAAGATATAATTAAGTTGGTTGTGAATGGTGATTGTCAACAAACCGAACATGGAGTTCACGGGTTTGGCAtgatattcaaatttaataaaatttaatttagtcAGAAAACAAATCTGCTCGTAAAATTGGGCGACCAGCCACTTGTGTTCATATACTATTTTCATTAAAAGTTACAACAACTCCCCTATCACATAAAATAAACTGATTGCATATGCTAATATTCTTCCGCGTGAACCTATTGGTCAAAATCGCGGACCACAAAAAAgggaaaaataaagaaaagaaaggaagTTGCGTTCTTAACAGCGAGAATGAGTCCATTTAGTTTATGCTCTAAAATTTTAGTTCTACCTTCTAAacatataattattttgttattttggttCAAAATGTTATTAATAATATGATGTGATCATCGTCTCGAGCACAAAGAAACGTTCGAAAATAGCCTGAATGGAGTGGACCGAAGCCTTAAGTTGGTTAAAGAAGGGCCGAGAGCTGTGTTTTgatatattgacattttatcATTGTAGattatatttaatagtatttaatttaaaatatgcaTACATGAAAATAGTTAGGATTAGCCATGAGTTAAGTTTTAGATTATTTTAAACTAGTAGagttatttaattagtttatgAGTTAAGTTAGCTTTAGGATTTGTGTTGCTTCATGAGATTTGATTCAAGGTTATCTCCATGAGGAGAATTAGCTAGGAATTAGTTAGGAATTTTGCCTATAAAAGGCGTGTTATTTATGGAAGAAAAGGGGAGAAGATTGATGAATAACAGTTTAGTTTATTTCTTGAGTTTTTACTCTTGTTTTTCCTATTCGAATCCTTGTAGCAAAGTGTTCGTTTTTTAATAGGTTATCGACTTATAATCGAACGTCCATATTCGATTGTGGCGTCACTCACTCCACCCTCACCTTCATATTTCACGTCGAACTCATCCATCGTATTTAAGAATTATCTTCCCAAATGTATGTCCGTACTTAAAGTTGTAGGAATGTTATGGCCACAACGAATTTTTGCAACTTTCATCCATATTCCGAAGCATGTTTGTGTTATAGATGTTACAAGTCGTGTGGTGCTATGTTGGAACCCTTTTACGACCGATATCGCAGGCCATATAGTCGACGAGAGGCTAATTCATTCAGAGAGGTGTCGCGAGAGCGTGGCGAGCCAACGAGGCTCGCATCATTATAACTTCAAGTCTTTAACATTATAGTTGGGCATTTTTGTCCTAAACGTGATAGTATCTCTAAGCAATTTTGACACaattagtagtatttaaaataaacttacaataAGCAAACTAAATTACCTTGCTAAACAAGAACAAAAAACTGAACATGATTCATAAGTCAAACAATGTTCACGCAATAACAACAATCAAAATAAATCCCTAAAACAACCCTAACAATCATATCCATGATAGAAAAAGTACCAACAAGAGTAAATAACAAGCTTGCACAATAAATACTTCAAATCATATAACTACTTCACTCATGGTATATGTAGTTGCTACTTTTGGAACGAAATTTGCTTAAAATGAATTGAGATAAAATATGGTAGTAAACTAAATTACCTTGCTAAAGAACACAAAAACTGAACATGATTATATGATAATTGTTTGATtagtaatactccatccgtccacgatTAATTGAAacagttagtggaatgtggatcctagtattagttttatacttaataaaatgtgagtgtgataAATTTGTAGAATGTGAGATTCATTACCAAAAGTATTAAAAAGTAAGAATGACGATTAACTGTGGACGGGAGGAAACAAGAAATTAGTGTCAATTATCGTGGAAGGAAGGAGTATAGTTTGAGGGCAAACGGATATACTATAATCCAATTGTGTTCCAGTTGCCAACTATGGTCGCTGGTGCACCGAGTGGTAAATCCAGGATTCATAAATGGAGGGGCGGACATGACAATTTTACGTCTGAATAAGGGGAAATTAGTGGCACGGAGAGGACGGTCGCGCCCCCAGCTGCCCCTATAGATCCACCACTGGCTGCACCATTAAGAACTGTTCATTAACTATAGCCCACAATCGCTATAGGTATGACATAAAACtctcaatatttatttttattatttgttaaTTGCATTATTCTTGATAATCTCAGCTGGTGAGGTAGCATATCATGATATATTACGaggatataattattatcaACGTTGAGATAGAGCTTATTTATCATTAAGGAAAACATTCATGCGCAATACTGAAATATGAGACGTACTTATAATAAcaataaaagtaaaagtaaaattttattatgaaatGGACAAAAATGGCAAAGAAAGAAGGaagtattataattaattagtgGGATAAATTACAATCGGTCAACAGAATAACATTTATTCATAATACAAGTGATGCTCAATCACTCCATAGTCCATACAACAAGCCAAGTACCAAGGTTTACTAATCAAACTCATAACAATATTATTAATCGATCACATATATAAGCACACATGAAATCCACTCTAGGCAGCTCCAAACTTGTCGCAGCTCGTGTCACGCAGCAGAAGCGACCTGCTAAACCCTAGCTTCTCCGCCGCCACATCAAACTCCAGCAGATGATTCTCCATCTGGTAACCCCCCACAACGATCGACGTCGTCGGCCCCGACAAATTCGGCTGCCCCTCCACAAACGCAAGGCAAATCACCCCCTCTCCAGCTCTCACCATCGTGTTCCACCCGTAAAATCGCCAGTAAACGCTCTTACTCTGCAGCACCAAATCGATAACCGGCACATCCGGCCCAGCCTCGGTGCTGGAAATCGTCTTCGAATCGAAACAAGCACCGAATGGAGCCACGGACGCCACTCTCTTGATGTTCTTCGCTGCAGCCGCCTTCACAAACTCGTCGACCAGAGCTGCGTAGATCGACTTGTGGAGGCTCGTGTACGCCCTCACCGTCCGTATGCTCGTCCCTCCTTCTCCGGTCCTCTTGTTGATAGAAAGCAGGGTTTCGTTTAGCACGAGAGGCGTCTCGCCAACTCTGATGGACTTGACGCCAATGAAATACTGGATGGTGAGGTTTCCGATGACTTCGTTGCCGTTTATGCTCACAGGGTTTCTGAGCAGAGGTGTGGTCAAGGCTGATTCCGAGGTCTGTTGGAAGGGTTTTGTATAAGCTGTCTCGCCGATGATCATGCTCCCTTTGCTTCCCGAAGACGGGATGCATAGCGCGAACTTCTCGCGGATTTTGAAAGCTGATGAAAGTTGTGCTGGAAGGGAAACCCTAGTTCTGCCCAGGGCGATGAGCCCCGCCGTGGGGGTGGCTAGGGCTTCCCTCAAGACAGGGTCTGAGTATTGGAAGGGGAAATTGTTCACCTTATACTGGGCCCCGCGGGTAGAGACTACCCGCAGGACGTCCTGGCCTAGGCCACTGTAGCCCTGGGTCCCAGTGAAGGGATTCAGGGAGTAGTCAGAGCATGTGTTGTTAGTGCATCCTGGCACTGGTGGTGACAGGAAGCAGAAGATGCAACCGATTCCGTTTGCGATCTGGCACTGCTTGGTCCCACATAGGATCGGGCGGTACGAGTCGGCTGCAGCGAAGTATTCTTGAGAGTTGAACCATAGGAAATTGCCGCCGAGATCGATCCCGACGTTGAGTGTGGTGGCTTTGGAGCCTATTTGGATTGTGGTGTAGTATTGGTTGGTTGGGTCATCTTTTGTAATTGGGAAGGTGAAGGCTTTTGGTTGGGTTTGAGCATTTGAGAAGGAAGATAAAATGAGCAAAGAAGAAAGTATGAAGATGGAAAGGGTAGGAGTAGCCATTGATTGTGTTTGAAGAAATGGATAGATGTAGCtttttatttatactagtaATTGATTAAGTAGTTTGGATATATATGGATGCAATAGTTTTGACTTGGAATGTCATGACAGCAAATCACTATTATCTTATAAGTAGATGTCAAATTGTCTAGTTGAAGTCAACATTTCCAACTCTCTTAATTATTTATATGGTCAAAGTCAGATCTCTATGGTTTCAATATTTTAACATATCTAGATGTCTAGTGTCTACATTATATATAAATGCCATATTATTAAATTAGTGTTCACTTAAAAATACCATCAAATGATCGTGTTAAGGGAAAATATACTACTGCTTGTTTAGCTAAATATATTGATTTAGTGGTAATTTTGTTTGTCATAAGTTATAGTGAAACCATAGATTTATTAAAATTCCAACTACTTCccttcaaataaaataaactaaatatgtATTTTAATGCGTTTATTCTAACGCGTGAAATTATTGgtcaaaagaaaaaagaagttgcgtgaaatttattttcactaactttttattAACAATAAAGTTAGTGAAAATACGGTAAAAATGTCACTCTTTAGTGTTACATgacaaatgaaataaatttaaaaatcgcCATAAAAAACTTAAATTCAAAGGGGCATTATCACTCTATCGCTGTGTCAACATATACAAATGTCACTCTTATAACTATACAAGGTGATAAGCTTCTTCTATATAAAGTGGTTTCTTTTATAAGCTTCTTttgatattttcatttttagcttttaaaaatacattcacccttctttttcttcacaaattatcaaaaaaaaaatagagttaTTGTATTCAATTTTCATGTAAGAGATGTTACGTATGTCTAAGTACCATAAACATTATTGTAAATCATCAAAGGTATCATAAAACTTTTTTGAAAAGTCACGACAAAAAGACATCGTTCTTTAAAGTCCACGATGGCGCGCCATGATGATTGAGTCTACTTATCTgcaatttttgtatatttatgaTATTAGATTGAACTAGCTAAGAGTTGTTTGCTTACTAACATATATTCTAAGAACAAACTAATATAGTAAGTACTATATAGTATTGAATTCACAATCATGTTCCATCGAAAGTGCATCGCCAGCTCGTGGTTGATGCATCATCGAGGATCTTAGTTGGTGCATGAATTTTGAGAAGTACAATTTTGTTCGGCCtcgaaaatatttaatttatttattcatctattaaagaaaaatatacttttatatttaagaaatatgaaaatatttgaATAGTTTATAAGTTATAAAagttaaatttgaatatttttagaaTATATTATTTACTAAGTGGAGTATttcatatactagtattaacacccgtgctatgcacataacataagagtttcaaataataaatacaaaatataataaatatatagaaaataagaattcaaagcaacatgaagatttaaaaaaatataaatgtacttatcttgtctcactctaaatgaagaacttaatagtactccctaatgaatgaaacatttatacaattttgatttataatctaagtggagtaaaaacaataaaataaatgacgaaaataagatgtgtgactaatgatcaaagagtatgagttaattataataagatgtacaaataaagaaaatatgtgtgagagATGTTTTTTAACAATGCTATGCAAGTCATTCGttcaaataaaaggtaaattataaatttaatagctcaattaaaaaaaattaatttgaaaaatatatatggaatattaaacatatccacattaaatatatgaataatttaaatcataaaaatttaaaacttctttgagaagtcaagttagCAAAATTTGTATCATCctataatcacattttagttgactatTTATTTCTTCCGTGTAATTTCAGACCATAGCATAACTTGCTATACATGAccaaagactaaatgaatttttaatattgaaaagaataaatttcttacttcccgccacatatacctataaaaagtaaattatcacttaaaataacgataatattttatgcatcttgtttgttttgaataatatgACAATTTACTctactctttatattaagaagttatacaaactttataagttatatttaattttaaatatgtataatttcatcttattccgtcatttattttataaacttagtagtattgtttaattaattagaggcgaattaaagtataagaattaaaaactttaattgaataaatatagGATGAAAATTGTAAACACTGTATATTTGTGTTGCCCTTTAGCTTGTGAATTAATTCGCAGAAAAAGTATTGCAGTAAaggattaaatctcaattttaatcTAAATAAATGAAAGGCAAACTAAAAtctctagcacaattccaattttaacCCAAATAAAaagctaattaatatataaatttaataacttaattataaaaaaatttgatggtagtgcactatttttaaatgtatttcaaaacttcttcaagaagctaacttatttgtccaattgtttttgccttaaaatattaattaattgattaatttcatgttgAACATATATTGGAAGACTCAAAATAaagtaaagaaataaaagacACTCCTTTCAAT from Salvia splendens isolate huo1 chromosome 15, SspV2, whole genome shotgun sequence encodes the following:
- the LOC121768289 gene encoding probable aspartic proteinase GIP2, translated to MASYPTLSIFIASSLLILSSFSNGKTPPKPKAFTFPIWKDDTTNQYYTTIQFGSNATTLNVGVDLGGKLLWFNSPEYFSAADSFRPTRCGTKQCKIADGIGCVFCFLSPPAPRCTNNTCSDYALNPFTGNEDYSGIGTDVLRVGSTRRAQYKVNNFPFKYAHDALLEGLATNLVGLIGLARTRVSLPAHLSSAFKIREKFTLCLPSSGANGSMIIGETAYIKPFQQISKSIRTTPLLRNPVSINGNEVIGNLTIQYFIGVKSIRVGETPLVLNQTLLSINKRTGEGGTSIRTVRAYTSLHKSIYAALVNEFVKAAAAKNIKRVASVAPFGACFDSKTISSTKAGPDVPTVDFVLQSKSVYWRFYGWNTMVRAGDGVMCLAFVEGQPNLSGPTTSIFVGGYQMENHLLEFDMAAEKLGFSSSLLLRDTSCNQFRAA
- the LOC121768290 gene encoding probable aspartic proteinase GIP2; this encodes MATPTLSIFILSSLLILSSFSNAQTQPKAFTFPITKDDPTNQYYTTIQIGSKATTLNVGIDLGGNFLWFNSQEYFAAADSYRPILCGTKQCQIANGIGCIFCFLSPPVPGCTNNTCSDYSLNPFTGTQGYSGLGQDVLRVVSTRGAQYKVNNFPFQYSDPVLREALATPTAGLIALGRTRVSLPAQLSSAFKIREKFALCIPSSGSKGSMIIGETAYTKPFQQTSESALTTPLLRNPVSINGNEVIGNLTIQYFIGVKSIRVGETPLVLNETLLSINKRTGEGGTSIRTVRAYTSLHKSIYAALVDEFVKAAAAKNIKRVASVAPFGACFDSKTISSTEAGPDVPVIDLVLQSKSVYWRFYGWNTMVRAGEGVICLAFVEGQPNLSGPTTSIVVGGYQMENHLLEFDVAAEKLGFSRSLLLRDTSCDKFGAA